The DNA window TCGACTTTAACTCTAATTCAGGAGTATCCTGTTCAATTTGGCGTAGATTCCACTCATTCTTAAATAACAGAACTGGTCTACCCCAATTATCCTTAACGGCGATCGCATTAAAGATCCGACCTGCTTTGGCTAAGGCGTCCCAGCCACCATGTACCCAGCGTGCCACACTATAGGGTAAAGGTTCAGTAGTAGTTTCGACGTTGTATTCATTTTGCATCCGAAACTGAACTACTTCGATTTGTAGTTGTCCTACCGCAGCTAAAATGGGGTCGCGTTTGAATTCATCAGTAGAATACATGACCTGCACTGCTCCTTCTTCACGCAATTCTTTAATGCCTTTTTGGAACTGCTTAAATTTAGATGGGTTAGGGTTTTTCAAGTAAGCAAATATTTCGGGGGAAAAACAGGGTATACCTTCGTATTCAATCTTCTTACCGTTATAGATGGTATCGCCGATCGCAAATACACCAGGATTATTGAGACCAATAATATCCCCAGGAAAAGCCTCATCCAACGATTCTCTACCTTGAGCAAATAGCTTTTGGGGACGAGATAGACGGACTGTTTTCCCTGTACGAGCGTGTTGTACCGTCATATCTTTTTCAAACTTACCAGTACAGACGCGCACAAATGCCACGCGATCGCGATGTTTGGGATCCATGTTTGCCTGAAGTTTAAACACAAACCCCGTAAATTCCTCGTAGGTAGGCTCAATTACGCCAATCGATGAGTTGTGGGATTCGGGCGGTTGGGCATACTCTAAAAAGGCTTTAAGGAATAGCTCTACCCCAAAGTTAGTCATGGCGCTACCAAAGAAAATCGGCGTCATTTTCCCTGCATGAACCTGCTCTAAATCAAAATCCATGCCAATTTCATCGAGGATTTCTAATTCTTCTTTGAGCTGGTAATAAAGCTCTGGTTCGAGTAAATCCTCAATTTGCGGATCTCCTAATTCAATTACTGTATCTTGAGCCGCTTTGCTACCGTGAGAACGTCTTTCAAACAGGTGTATCTTCCTTTGCCGACGGTCAAACACACCCTTAAAGCGATCGCCCATACCGATCGGCCAATTTACAGCATAAGTCTGCAAACCGAGTTCTTGCTCGATCTCGTCAATCAGCTCAAAAGCATCTCGACCAGGACGATCTAGTTTATTGACAAAAGTAAAAATAGGTAGCGATCTCAACTGACAAACTTCAAACAGCTTGCGAGTTTGTGGCTCTAAACCTTTAGCAGCATCAATCAGCATCACGGAATTATCCGCAGCAGCCAAGGTTCGATAAGTATCTTCACTAAAATCTTGGTGTCCAGGAGTATCTAAAAGGTTAATCTGAAACTGATTATAGATAAACTGCAACACTGTAGAGGTAATCGAAATACCCCTTTGTTGTTCCATTTCCATCCAGTCAGATGTCACTTTGCGCTGTTCTCGTCGGGCTTTAACCGCCCCCGCTTCATGAATTGCGCCCCCGTAAAGTAGAAGCTTTTCTGTGAGGGTAGTCTTTCCCGCGTCAGGGTGGGAAATAATCGCAAAGTTACGACGGCTGGATACAGCCTGTTCGATTTCAGTCTGGAGTTCTGCGGGCATGGAATACACTGGGCAACAATTGTTAAGAATATTATATCCTTTGTCAAGGATCTAAATCTTAGATCTCAACTTTGAAGTGGCTATAAGCTTTTAAAAGATGTTTTAATCAATATAGAATTAGAGGCTCTAACTTGGCACAAATTTCTTCGATTACCAAAGGCGGTGCTTCTTCAATGAACTTAATTTCTCTGGCTTGCCAATCAATACTTCTGAAATGATGAATTAAAACTACTCCTTTTGTTTGCATCTCTTCTGGCAACAAAACTTCAAAGCTAAATCCTTTAATTCTGCTGGTAATTGGGCAGACAAAAGCAAGAGAAGACATAGAATTAAATTGTTGGGGCGATATGATAATAGTAGGGCGATGTCCCGCTTGTTCTCTACCAGTACGGGGATTAAAATCTAACCAAACTATATCTCCACGGTGGGGTATATATTCTGCACTACCAAATTTCTTCACCCTCTACCTTGCCCCAATCGTATTCACCACTAAAATCTTCGCTGTTTGCTCCTGCTAGTAATTCTGCGAGAGTGTATTTTAGTTTTTCAGGAGTAATGACTAGATTATTTTCCGTCACTTTAATTGAAACAGTCATTCCTTCTTTCAAGTTGATTTGATCGCTTAAATTTTTGGGAATGCGGATTGCCAGACTATTTCCCCACTTGGCAACTGTTGACATCTTTGTTTTTCACTAAAATAAGTATCTACATTGTAGATTATTGTAGATTTTTTTGGCTCAATATGGCAAAAAGCCCTAAAGAATACGCCTTCGGATATGGTATAAACGATCGCTTTTGGCTCTACTGAATTTTCCAGCCTAATCTAGTTGGTTGCTGATAAATTTGCTTCAGAGTATTAATATCTCGTTCAGAAATAGCTGGGGGATTGCTTACCTGGGAGAAATAGAGAGCATCTTCTGCTTTTGGGCTATGTCCCCAGATTCCTAGTGCATGACCTAATTCATGGCGCATGGTAGCTAATAAAGATACTCCCGTAAAATTTGGGCTTACCTGGATCGTCATGCGTAAAGCGATCGCCACAGGATTTGCTGTTAAATAAAATTTGTAGTTGGTTTGGGCGGAAACTGCTCGGGGAATTTCATACAGTCCAGTATTAGGATTCAACTTGACCGCTCTTTCTGGTTGCGATCGCAATACTAAGATATCGGCTGTATTTCTTGCTGATACTTCTTGTAGAGGTAAATAAACGTTCCACTCGGCGATCGCTTTTCTGGCTGTCTCTGTCCACTGCTGAAAACGCTGATTGGCTGCGGTATTTTCTGGCGGTACAGAGTCTATATATATCTTCAGCGGAAACTGTGACCACACTAGATATCCTAAAGGCGTTGATTTAATCTCGTTAAAGTAATTTCCCTGGTTGTTTTGTTTCCAGGTGGCTAAAGACTGAGGTAAAGCATGAACTTTTGCTGGAGGTAGGTTAGAAGTGTCTTGGGGTTGTGAATGGACAGCCTGATGAGAAATTGCGACCATTAAGCAAATGGCGATCGCCAAGATAATCGTCGTCATCATGACCCGATCTATTCGCGATCGCCAAATTTGACCAGTTTTAGCCAGATTTCTGATCGGGGCAAACGGCGACGCGTTAGCTAATCCTTTAGGATGTTTACCCCGACGATAATTAAATACCCAATCTTTGATAAATTTCATCTAAGTTTTTCAGATGATGATTGGGATCGAAGCAGCTATCAATCTCTTCGGTGGATAAAGTCTTAATCACAGTTTCAGACTGAGAAATTAATTTACGGAAGTCGCCCTCGCTTTTGTTCCAGGCTTCATGAGCGCATCCTTGGACTACTCGATAGGCTTCTTCACGATTCATGCCTTTTTCGACCAAAGTAAGCATAACTCGCTGGCTAAAGATTACTCCACCATAGACATTCATATTACGCTTCATGTTTTCAGGATATACCAGCAGGTTTTTCACCAAGCCAGTAATCTCTTTGAGCATAAAGTGAGTCAGAATACAGCTATCAGGTAAAATTACCCGTTCGACGGAACTATGAGAGATATCTCGTTCGTGCCACAGGGCGACGTTTTCTAAGGCAGCTACAGCGTTGCCGCGAACAATCCGCGCCATTCCCGTTAATCTCTCCGAACGGATGGGATTACGCTTGTGAGGCATGGCTGACGAGCCTTTTTGGTTTTTAGCAAAGAATTCTTCTACTTCCAGAACATCCGTACGCTGGAGATTGCGAATCTCAACAGCAAAACGTTCGATCGAGGCGGTAAGTAAAGCTAGTTGCTGCACATAATCGGCATGGCGATCGCGAGAAATTACCTGGGTAGAAGCACAATCGGGTTCTAAACCTAGTTTTTGACAGGCGATCGCTTCAATCTGCGGATCTACGTTGGCATAAGTACCGACAGCACCAGAAATTTTACCTACGGCAATCTCTTTACGCAATCTGACGAGGCGATCGCGATTACGCAATACTTCCGCTAACCAA is part of the Pleurocapsa minor HA4230-MV1 genome and encodes:
- a CDS encoding type II toxin-antitoxin system PemK/MazF family toxin; translated protein: MKKFGSAEYIPHRGDIVWLDFNPRTGREQAGHRPTIIISPQQFNSMSSLAFVCPITSRIKGFSFEVLLPEEMQTKGVVLIHHFRSIDWQAREIKFIEEAPPLVIEEICAKLEPLILY
- a CDS encoding peptide chain release factor 3, which translates into the protein MPAELQTEIEQAVSSRRNFAIISHPDAGKTTLTEKLLLYGGAIHEAGAVKARREQRKVTSDWMEMEQQRGISITSTVLQFIYNQFQINLLDTPGHQDFSEDTYRTLAAADNSVMLIDAAKGLEPQTRKLFEVCQLRSLPIFTFVNKLDRPGRDAFELIDEIEQELGLQTYAVNWPIGMGDRFKGVFDRRQRKIHLFERRSHGSKAAQDTVIELGDPQIEDLLEPELYYQLKEELEILDEIGMDFDLEQVHAGKMTPIFFGSAMTNFGVELFLKAFLEYAQPPESHNSSIGVIEPTYEEFTGFVFKLQANMDPKHRDRVAFVRVCTGKFEKDMTVQHARTGKTVRLSRPQKLFAQGRESLDEAFPGDIIGLNNPGVFAIGDTIYNGKKIEYEGIPCFSPEIFAYLKNPNPSKFKQFQKGIKELREEGAVQVMYSTDEFKRDPILAAVGQLQIEVVQFRMQNEYNVETTTEPLPYSVARWVHGGWDALAKAGRIFNAIAVKDNWGRPVLLFKNEWNLRQIEQDTPELELKSIAPVGAGIQPD
- a CDS encoding peptidase, with protein sequence MMTTIILAIAICLMVAISHQAVHSQPQDTSNLPPAKVHALPQSLATWKQNNQGNYFNEIKSTPLGYLVWSQFPLKIYIDSVPPENTAANQRFQQWTETARKAIAEWNVYLPLQEVSARNTADILVLRSQPERAVKLNPNTGLYEIPRAVSAQTNYKFYLTANPVAIALRMTIQVSPNFTGVSLLATMRHELGHALGIWGHSPKAEDALYFSQVSNPPAISERDINTLKQIYQQPTRLGWKIQ
- a CDS encoding AbrB/MazE/SpoVT family DNA-binding domain-containing protein, producing MSTVAKWGNSLAIRIPKNLSDQINLKEGMTVSIKVTENNLVITPEKLKYTLAELLAGANSEDFSGEYDWGKVEGEEIW
- a CDS encoding adenylosuccinate lyase; translated protein: MIERYTLPEMGEIWTDNYKLKTWLQVEIAVCEAQAELGYTPQAAVDEIKAKANFDPQRVLEIEAEVRHDVIAFLTNVNEYVGDAGRYIHLGLTSSDVLDTGLALQMVVSLNLILERLEELIQAIRYQAQQHRYTVMVGRSHGIHAEPITFGFKLAGWLAEVLRNRDRLVRLRKEIAVGKISGAVGTYANVDPQIEAIACQKLGLEPDCASTQVISRDRHADYVQQLALLTASIERFAVEIRNLQRTDVLEVEEFFAKNQKGSSAMPHKRNPIRSERLTGMARIVRGNAVAALENVALWHERDISHSSVERVILPDSCILTHFMLKEITGLVKNLLVYPENMKRNMNVYGGVIFSQRVMLTLVEKGMNREEAYRVVQGCAHEAWNKSEGDFRKLISQSETVIKTLSTEEIDSCFDPNHHLKNLDEIYQRLGI